A portion of the Pithys albifrons albifrons isolate INPA30051 chromosome 1, PitAlb_v1, whole genome shotgun sequence genome contains these proteins:
- the FAM76B gene encoding protein FAM76B isoform X1 — MAAAGAAAAPALYACTKCNQRYPFEELSQGQQLCKECRIAHPIVKCTYCRSEFQQESKTNTICKKCAQNVKQFGTPKPCQYCNIIAAFIGTKCQRCTNSEKKYGPPQTCEQCKQQCAFDRKEEGRRKVDGKLLCWLCTLSYKRVLQKTKEQRKSLGSSHSNSSSSSLTEKDQHHSKHHHHHHHHHRHSSSHHKISNLSPEQDQGLWKQSHKSSAAIQNETPKKKPKLESKPSNGDSSSINQSADSGGTDNFVLISQLKEEVMSLKRLLQQRDQTILEKDKKLTELKADFQYQESNLRTKMNSMEKAHKETVEQLQAKNRELLKQVAALSKGKKFDKSGSILTSP, encoded by the exons atggcggcggcgggcgcggcggccGCCCCGGCGCTTTATGCCTGCACCAAGTGCAACCAGCGGTACCCGTTCGAGGAGCTCTCGCAGGGCCAGCAGCTGTGCAAG GAGTGTCGCATCGCCCACCCCATCGTGAAGTGCACCTACTGCCGCTCCGAGTTCCAGCAGGAGAG CAAAACGAACACAATATGCAAGAAGTGTGCCCAAAATGTGAAGCAGTTCGGAACA cccaAGCCTTGTCAGTATTGTAACATTATTGCAGCATTTATTGGCACAAAATGCCAGCGTTGCACCAACTCGGAGAAGAAGTACGGCCCACCTCAGACATGTGAGCAGTGCAAACAGCAGTGTGCTTTTGATCgaaaagaggagggaagaaggaag GTTGATGGAAAGTTGTTGTGTTGGCTCTGCACGCTGTCCTACAAGAGAGTGctgcagaagacaaaagaaCAGAGGAAGAGCCTGGGATCTTCACATTCTAActcctcatcctcatctctTACTGAGAAGGACCAGCATCATTCaaaacaccaccaccatcaccaccatcatcatcGTCACAGCAGCAGTCATCATAA AATCAGCAATCTGAGTCCAGAACAAGATCAGGGACTATGGAAACAGAG CCATAAATCCTCTGCAGCTATTCAGAATGAAActccaaagaaaaaacccaaactggaATCCAAGCCATCAAATGGAGATAG TAGCTCTATAAATCAGTCTGCGGACAGTGGTGGAACTGACAACTTTGTCCTCATAAGTCAGCTGAAAGAAGAAGTAATGTCACTTAAACGTCTTCTGCAGCAAAGAGATCAGACCATTTTAGAGAAAGATAAAAAG ttgACAGAACTGAAGGCAGACTTCCAGTACCAAGAGTCTAACTTGAGGACAAAAATGAACAGTATGGAGAAAGCTCATAAGGAAACTGTGGAACAGTTGCAG GCCAAAAACAGAGAACTGCTCAAACAGGTCGCAGCATTGTCAAAGGGTAAAAAGTTTGATAAAAGTGGGAGTATCCTCACATCTCCTTGA
- the FAM76B gene encoding protein FAM76B isoform X3 — protein sequence MAAAGAAAAPALYACTKCNQRYPFEELSQGQQLCKECRIAHPIVKCTYCRSEFQQESKTNTICKKCAQNVKQFGTPKPCQYCNIIAAFIGTKCQRCTNSEKKYGPPQTCEQCKQQCAFDRKEEGRRKVDGKLLCWLCTLSYKRVLQKTKEQRKSLGSSHSNSSSSSLTEKDQHHSKHHHHHHHHHRHSSSHHKISNLSPEQDQGLWKQSSSINQSADSGGTDNFVLISQLKEEVMSLKRLLQQRDQTILEKDKKLTELKADFQYQESNLRTKMNSMEKAHKETVEQLQAKNRELLKQVAALSKGKKFDKSGSILTSP from the exons atggcggcggcgggcgcggcggccGCCCCGGCGCTTTATGCCTGCACCAAGTGCAACCAGCGGTACCCGTTCGAGGAGCTCTCGCAGGGCCAGCAGCTGTGCAAG GAGTGTCGCATCGCCCACCCCATCGTGAAGTGCACCTACTGCCGCTCCGAGTTCCAGCAGGAGAG CAAAACGAACACAATATGCAAGAAGTGTGCCCAAAATGTGAAGCAGTTCGGAACA cccaAGCCTTGTCAGTATTGTAACATTATTGCAGCATTTATTGGCACAAAATGCCAGCGTTGCACCAACTCGGAGAAGAAGTACGGCCCACCTCAGACATGTGAGCAGTGCAAACAGCAGTGTGCTTTTGATCgaaaagaggagggaagaaggaag GTTGATGGAAAGTTGTTGTGTTGGCTCTGCACGCTGTCCTACAAGAGAGTGctgcagaagacaaaagaaCAGAGGAAGAGCCTGGGATCTTCACATTCTAActcctcatcctcatctctTACTGAGAAGGACCAGCATCATTCaaaacaccaccaccatcaccaccatcatcatcGTCACAGCAGCAGTCATCATAA AATCAGCAATCTGAGTCCAGAACAAGATCAGGGACTATGGAAACAGAG TAGCTCTATAAATCAGTCTGCGGACAGTGGTGGAACTGACAACTTTGTCCTCATAAGTCAGCTGAAAGAAGAAGTAATGTCACTTAAACGTCTTCTGCAGCAAAGAGATCAGACCATTTTAGAGAAAGATAAAAAG ttgACAGAACTGAAGGCAGACTTCCAGTACCAAGAGTCTAACTTGAGGACAAAAATGAACAGTATGGAGAAAGCTCATAAGGAAACTGTGGAACAGTTGCAG GCCAAAAACAGAGAACTGCTCAAACAGGTCGCAGCATTGTCAAAGGGTAAAAAGTTTGATAAAAGTGGGAGTATCCTCACATCTCCTTGA
- the FAM76B gene encoding protein FAM76B isoform X2: MAAAGAAAAPALYACTKCNQRYPFEELSQGQQLCKECRIAHPIVKCTYCRSEFQQESKTNTICKKCAQNVKQFGTPKPCQYCNIIAAFIGTKCQRCTNSEKKYGPPQTCEQCKQQCAFDRKEEGRRKVDGKLLCWLCTLSYKRVLQKTKEQRKSLGSSHSNSSSSSLTEKDQHHSKHHHHHHHHHRHSSSHHKISNLSPEQDQGLWKQSHKSSAAIQNETPKKKPKLESKPSNGDSSINQSADSGGTDNFVLISQLKEEVMSLKRLLQQRDQTILEKDKKLTELKADFQYQESNLRTKMNSMEKAHKETVEQLQAKNRELLKQVAALSKGKKFDKSGSILTSP; encoded by the exons atggcggcggcgggcgcggcggccGCCCCGGCGCTTTATGCCTGCACCAAGTGCAACCAGCGGTACCCGTTCGAGGAGCTCTCGCAGGGCCAGCAGCTGTGCAAG GAGTGTCGCATCGCCCACCCCATCGTGAAGTGCACCTACTGCCGCTCCGAGTTCCAGCAGGAGAG CAAAACGAACACAATATGCAAGAAGTGTGCCCAAAATGTGAAGCAGTTCGGAACA cccaAGCCTTGTCAGTATTGTAACATTATTGCAGCATTTATTGGCACAAAATGCCAGCGTTGCACCAACTCGGAGAAGAAGTACGGCCCACCTCAGACATGTGAGCAGTGCAAACAGCAGTGTGCTTTTGATCgaaaagaggagggaagaaggaag GTTGATGGAAAGTTGTTGTGTTGGCTCTGCACGCTGTCCTACAAGAGAGTGctgcagaagacaaaagaaCAGAGGAAGAGCCTGGGATCTTCACATTCTAActcctcatcctcatctctTACTGAGAAGGACCAGCATCATTCaaaacaccaccaccatcaccaccatcatcatcGTCACAGCAGCAGTCATCATAA AATCAGCAATCTGAGTCCAGAACAAGATCAGGGACTATGGAAACAGAG CCATAAATCCTCTGCAGCTATTCAGAATGAAActccaaagaaaaaacccaaactggaATCCAAGCCATCAAATGGAGATAG CTCTATAAATCAGTCTGCGGACAGTGGTGGAACTGACAACTTTGTCCTCATAAGTCAGCTGAAAGAAGAAGTAATGTCACTTAAACGTCTTCTGCAGCAAAGAGATCAGACCATTTTAGAGAAAGATAAAAAG ttgACAGAACTGAAGGCAGACTTCCAGTACCAAGAGTCTAACTTGAGGACAAAAATGAACAGTATGGAGAAAGCTCATAAGGAAACTGTGGAACAGTTGCAG GCCAAAAACAGAGAACTGCTCAAACAGGTCGCAGCATTGTCAAAGGGTAAAAAGTTTGATAAAAGTGGGAGTATCCTCACATCTCCTTGA